In a genomic window of Lacrimispora sp. BS-2:
- a CDS encoding flagellar hook-basal body complex protein FliE has protein sequence MEQIFIRPMIPMESIGNIGMEKKVTTGQDGGSVFRDIFNEAIQNVRTTDEDLTTQEYLLSTGQIDDAHTIPAAAAKAQLSVELLSSLRNKALEAYNEIIRINV, from the coding sequence ATGGAGCAGATATTTATAAGACCTATGATCCCAATGGAGTCCATCGGGAATATAGGAATGGAAAAGAAAGTGACAACCGGACAGGATGGAGGTTCGGTGTTTCGTGATATATTTAACGAAGCTATTCAAAACGTAAGAACCACGGATGAAGATTTGACGACACAGGAATACCTGTTGTCAACAGGCCAGATTGATGATGCGCATACCATACCGGCAGCGGCAGCAAAAGCCCAGTTATCTGTAGAACTTTTATCATCTCTTCGGAATAAGGCACTGGAAGCCTACAATGAGATTATAAGAATTAACGTTTAA
- the fliF gene encoding flagellar basal-body MS-ring/collar protein FliF — MEKIKELLGKLNDKVKKAIIIGAVGVAVVAGAIVIALSMREKPYEVMFPSVSSEEAKQIIGKLQEDGIDYQYKNGDILVPTPQLDTTRAKLVSEGYPKSGFTYDVFRNNVNLMTTDSDRRRFEIYDLETRIGSTIKVFDGVQEAYVTLALGEPSKYALSDDTAQEPSAQAVVVMKDGGSPTEEQAKSIQLLISRSIPGLVIDNVSVFDGNGREVSIGSDNEDINNGKAGEEITRLIEDQISAKVLNVLGPVYGNGNVRVSVKGTVNMEKLIRESIVYNTPEKIDEKDKTGLTSEESIFKEYSGSGQNASGVAGSEANADIPQYNAGGTDAENAYGSSSLTRKYLLNQIKEQGQVNPGTLENLTVSVVVNGTGFGSMTIDDIRDLAGNAAGIPQGERAEKITAVAAPFYTVEVPQAPEAPAEANTSGILINQWILIAALAGVLLLLLIIILAVRHRRKKNALMEAMEISQEDVPELPVMAELLEANEKEQANLEPEEDRGAELRQSVREFAEQNPEISAQLLKTWLNGGGNNGD, encoded by the coding sequence ATGGAAAAGATAAAGGAACTTTTAGGAAAACTGAATGACAAAGTAAAAAAGGCCATAATCATCGGCGCTGTCGGCGTGGCGGTTGTGGCGGGAGCAATTGTGATAGCGCTGTCCATGCGGGAGAAGCCTTACGAGGTAATGTTTCCAAGTGTCAGCAGCGAAGAAGCCAAACAGATCATTGGAAAATTACAGGAAGATGGAATCGACTATCAGTATAAAAACGGTGACATTCTGGTACCCACGCCCCAGCTGGATACCACCAGGGCAAAGTTGGTTTCGGAAGGATATCCCAAAAGCGGTTTTACATACGATGTATTCAGAAATAATGTAAATTTGATGACTACGGATTCAGACCGGCGGCGGTTTGAGATTTATGATCTGGAAACCAGAATCGGTTCTACGATTAAAGTGTTTGATGGCGTTCAGGAGGCATATGTAACCTTAGCTTTGGGAGAACCCTCCAAATATGCACTGTCTGATGACACGGCACAGGAGCCCAGCGCCCAGGCTGTTGTGGTTATGAAGGATGGAGGATCTCCCACGGAGGAGCAGGCAAAGTCTATCCAGCTTCTCATATCCAGAAGTATACCTGGATTGGTCATTGACAATGTCTCTGTATTTGACGGAAACGGACGGGAAGTTTCCATCGGATCCGATAATGAGGACATTAACAACGGCAAGGCCGGAGAAGAGATCACCAGGCTGATCGAAGACCAGATTTCTGCAAAGGTCTTGAATGTCCTTGGACCTGTATACGGAAATGGCAATGTCAGGGTATCCGTAAAAGGCACGGTCAATATGGAAAAACTGATTCGGGAGAGTATTGTTTACAATACCCCCGAAAAGATCGATGAAAAAGATAAGACCGGTCTTACCTCCGAGGAATCCATATTCAAGGAATATTCCGGAAGCGGACAGAATGCTTCCGGTGTGGCTGGCTCAGAAGCCAATGCAGATATCCCTCAGTATAATGCAGGAGGAACAGATGCGGAGAACGCATATGGTTCCAGCAGCCTGACCAGAAAATATCTTTTGAATCAAATAAAAGAACAGGGCCAGGTCAATCCGGGAACTTTGGAAAACCTCACTGTTTCCGTAGTGGTAAACGGAACCGGATTCGGCAGCATGACCATTGACGACATAAGGGATTTAGCCGGAAATGCGGCGGGAATCCCTCAGGGAGAGCGTGCGGAAAAGATAACGGCCGTGGCAGCACCTTTCTATACTGTGGAAGTACCTCAGGCACCTGAAGCTCCTGCGGAAGCAAATACCAGCGGCATTTTGATCAATCAGTGGATTCTGATTGCGGCTCTGGCGGGAGTGCTTCTCCTTCTTCTGATTATAATTTTGGCAGTAAGGCACAGACGGAAGAAGAATGCTCTTATGGAGGCCATGGAAATAAGCCAGGAAGATGTTCCGGAATTGCCGGTTATGGCAGAACTGCTGGAAGCAAATGAAAAAGAACAGGCGAATCTGGAACCTGAAGAAGACAGGGGAGCAGAGCTGCGCCAGAGCGTCCGCGAGTTTGCAGAGCAGAATCCTGAGATATCAGCTCAGCTGCTGAAAACATGGTTGAATGGAGGCGGTAACAATGGCGATTAA
- the fliG gene encoding flagellar motor switch protein FliG: MAINLTPEQKAATVVVSLGVEKASKVYKYLTEDEIEKLTLEVAKLGHVEAEQTEAILDEFYKTCLTQKVVTDGGLEYARTVLEKAFGESTANSLLQKVTQSLKSRSFGFIRKSDVKNLLSVLQHERAQIIALVLSYTNEEMAAQIISELAPEKRMQVVEAIARMESASPEGIKIVEEEIRKRFSGILTTDYTSVGGVDYIANVMNHIDRSNEKLIFDELGRKDAELADTIRKKMFVFEDIITMDNRSIQRFIRECDMRDMVYALKNANEQITTVIFSNMSTRMKESIESDMEVTVNVRLKDVEEAQQRIVGIIRRLEEEGELIINKGGKDDVIV, encoded by the coding sequence ATGGCGATTAATCTGACGCCCGAGCAAAAAGCGGCAACAGTGGTTGTTTCACTGGGAGTGGAGAAGGCTTCCAAAGTATACAAGTACTTAACCGAAGACGAGATTGAGAAATTAACTCTTGAAGTGGCAAAACTTGGACATGTGGAAGCAGAGCAGACGGAAGCCATTTTGGATGAGTTTTATAAGACCTGCCTGACTCAAAAGGTGGTCACTGACGGAGGCTTGGAATATGCAAGAACTGTTCTGGAGAAAGCCTTCGGCGAAAGCACGGCCAACAGCCTGCTTCAAAAGGTTACCCAGTCTCTGAAATCCAGATCCTTTGGGTTTATCCGGAAAAGTGATGTAAAGAACCTGCTTTCGGTCCTTCAGCATGAAAGAGCCCAGATCATTGCCCTGGTTCTTTCTTATACAAATGAGGAGATGGCAGCTCAGATCATTTCGGAGCTTGCCCCTGAAAAGCGCATGCAGGTAGTGGAGGCCATTGCCAGAATGGAGAGCGCTTCTCCTGAAGGAATTAAAATTGTGGAAGAAGAGATCAGGAAGCGGTTCTCTGGCATCCTTACTACCGATTACACCAGCGTGGGAGGTGTTGATTACATAGCAAACGTTATGAACCACATAGACCGGAGTAACGAAAAACTCATCTTCGACGAACTGGGCAGAAAGGATGCGGAGCTGGCGGATACCATCCGCAAGAAGATGTTCGTATTCGAGGATATCATTACCATGGACAATCGTTCCATCCAGCGTTTTATCAGAGAGTGCGATATGCGTGACATGGTTTATGCTCTTAAGAATGCAAACGAGCAGATTACAACAGTTATTTTCTCCAATATGTCAACCCGTATGAAGGAAAGCATTGAGTCCGATATGGAAGTTACCGTTAATGTACGCTTAAAAGATGTGGAAGAGGCTCAGCAGAGGATTGTCGGTATTATAAGGCGTCTGGAAGAAGAGGGCGAGCTGATCATCAATAAGGGCGGAAAGGATGACGTCATTGTCTAA
- a CDS encoding FliH/SctL family protein, translating to MSNIIKAMQRTDRVLEYGFTREFEDIRVNEKENPERESEQEDSANQGYDRYLQTTELYEDAIKKSRVVLDQAKADSEDILNQAKADGEKLRAQAMEEGRQAGYDAGYEEGFRKAYEAHKEVLEARQEEFLEAMKNTIESVTQEKEKILDKYIDDLKKVTLTIAEKVIQTSLRSSGEIIKRMIVAAAGKLKKTQWVKIYVSQRDAGMMIQGDVGLLSELSHISGNIKIIAMDHEEDGACIIELPEEIIDVSVNTQLENIKGILNNARL from the coding sequence TTGTCTAATATTATAAAGGCTATGCAGAGGACAGATCGTGTTCTGGAGTACGGATTTACCAGGGAATTTGAAGATATCAGGGTAAATGAAAAAGAGAATCCGGAAAGGGAATCGGAGCAGGAAGACTCTGCAAACCAGGGATATGACAGGTATCTTCAAACTACCGAGCTGTACGAAGATGCCATAAAGAAGAGTCGGGTAGTTCTGGACCAGGCGAAGGCGGATTCGGAAGATATTCTCAACCAGGCAAAGGCGGACGGGGAAAAGCTCCGTGCTCAGGCCATGGAAGAAGGACGCCAGGCCGGATATGACGCGGGATATGAGGAGGGCTTTAGAAAAGCCTATGAAGCACATAAAGAGGTTCTTGAGGCGCGCCAGGAAGAATTCCTGGAGGCTATGAAAAATACGATTGAGAGCGTTACGCAAGAGAAAGAAAAGATACTGGATAAATATATTGATGACTTAAAAAAAGTCACTCTGACCATTGCGGAAAAAGTGATTCAGACCAGTCTGCGATCCAGCGGTGAGATCATTAAGCGCATGATCGTGGCTGCCGCGGGAAAGCTTAAGAAAACCCAGTGGGTGAAAATTTATGTATCCCAAAGAGATGCGGGAATGATGATACAGGGAGATGTGGGGCTGTTAAGTGAATTGTCCCACATTTCCGGGAATATCAAGATCATAGCCATGGATCATGAGGAGGACGGAGCTTGTATCATTGAGCTTCCGGAGGAGATTATTGATGTCAGCGTAAATACCCAGCTGGAAAATATTAAAGGAATACTTAATAACGCCAGACTGTAA
- the fliI gene encoding flagellar protein export ATPase FliI, whose translation MFKELTDLITKTETIDHIGKIENIVGMSMEASGGRASIGDIAYIYNEDRQEQIPVEVVGFKDDKIQLMAYENMNGIAAGSFVRNTKRRLKVPVGDFLRGRIIDAKGEPMDGKGPFESPRYYYVENPYINPMTRPPITDKLEFGVKAIDGLNTIGKGQRIGIFAGSGVGKSTLLGMIARNVKADINVVALVGERGREVREFIEKDLGPEGMKRSVLVVATSDQPAMLRMKCPLVATTIAEYFKNQGKDVLLMMDSLTRFAMAQREIGLAIGEPPVARGYTPSIYAEFPKLLERSGNFGEGSITGIYTVLVEGDDTNEPIADTVRGIVDGHIVLTRKLANANHFPAIDVNASISRLMTNIVSDEHRKLASQLRDMLSLYEKNEDLISIGAYKTGTNPKLDVAISKIDKINQFLCQGIQEQTSYEEVLNKMKMILA comes from the coding sequence ATGTTTAAAGAATTGACGGATCTCATTACAAAAACTGAGACAATCGACCATATCGGGAAGATTGAAAACATTGTGGGGATGTCCATGGAAGCCTCTGGTGGAAGGGCCAGTATCGGAGACATTGCCTATATTTACAATGAAGACCGGCAGGAACAGATACCGGTTGAAGTGGTGGGCTTTAAGGATGACAAAATACAGCTTATGGCCTATGAAAATATGAATGGCATTGCTGCGGGCAGCTTTGTCCGAAATACAAAACGCAGGTTGAAGGTACCGGTAGGAGATTTTTTAAGAGGTCGGATCATCGATGCAAAGGGAGAACCAATGGATGGGAAAGGACCTTTTGAATCTCCCCGGTATTATTATGTAGAAAATCCTTATATCAACCCCATGACCCGTCCTCCCATTACGGACAAGCTGGAATTTGGGGTCAAGGCAATTGACGGCTTAAACACCATTGGAAAAGGTCAGCGTATTGGGATTTTTGCAGGCAGTGGTGTAGGAAAGAGTACCTTGCTGGGCATGATTGCCAGGAATGTAAAGGCAGATATTAACGTGGTGGCCCTGGTAGGGGAGCGTGGAAGAGAAGTCCGTGAATTCATAGAAAAAGACTTGGGACCGGAAGGAATGAAACGTTCCGTGTTGGTAGTAGCTACCTCAGATCAGCCGGCCATGCTTCGTATGAAGTGTCCGTTGGTTGCCACCACCATAGCTGAATACTTTAAAAATCAGGGCAAGGATGTATTGCTTATGATGGATTCCCTGACCCGTTTTGCCATGGCTCAGAGAGAAATTGGGCTTGCAATCGGTGAGCCCCCAGTGGCAAGAGGCTATACTCCCTCTATATACGCGGAGTTTCCCAAGCTGCTGGAACGAAGCGGAAACTTTGGAGAAGGTTCCATTACGGGAATCTACACGGTTTTGGTGGAAGGTGATGATACCAATGAGCCTATCGCTGATACGGTAAGAGGTATTGTGGATGGCCATATTGTGCTGACCCGAAAGCTGGCCAATGCCAACCATTTCCCGGCCATTGACGTAAACGCCAGCATTTCACGTCTGATGACCAACATCGTTTCAGATGAGCACCGGAAATTAGCTTCCCAGCTCCGGGACATGTTAAGCCTTTATGAGAAAAATGAGGACCTTATCTCCATTGGTGCTTATAAAACCGGTACGAACCCAAAGCTTGATGTAGCTATATCCAAAATTGATAAAATCAATCAGTTCCTGTGTCAGGGGATACAGGAACAGACCAGCTATGAAGAGGTCTTAAATAAAATGAAGATGATTTTAGCATAG
- the fliJ gene encoding flagellar export protein FliJ — protein sequence MKKFNFPLNTVLNYKDQVLDNLKNEHAQIVDQVVRQEKKVEVLSDRRREACNRFQEEIGQGIAVSMMREYETYITFMQQKILAEQGTLQKLKKREEQKREEVVEARKEVVSIEKLKEKKLLQYNKEVLRSEELFIEEFVSNTTSVHGSR from the coding sequence ATGAAAAAGTTTAATTTTCCACTTAATACAGTATTAAATTACAAGGATCAGGTTCTGGACAATTTAAAAAATGAGCACGCTCAGATTGTGGATCAGGTAGTTAGGCAGGAAAAAAAGGTCGAGGTCTTGTCGGATCGTAGGAGAGAAGCATGTAACCGGTTTCAGGAGGAGATAGGCCAGGGCATTGCTGTTAGTATGATGCGGGAATATGAGACCTATATCACCTTCATGCAGCAGAAAATTCTTGCCGAGCAGGGAACTCTTCAGAAATTGAAAAAAAGAGAGGAACAAAAGCGGGAGGAAGTGGTGGAGGCCAGAAAAGAAGTGGTTTCCATCGAAAAACTGAAGGAAAAGAAGCTTTTGCAGTATAACAAAGAAGTCCTGCGCAGCGAGGAGCTGTTCATTGAGGAATTCGTTTCTAATACGACCTCGGTCCATGGAAGCAGGTAA
- a CDS encoding flagellar hook-length control protein FliK, whose translation MIEVKNSSVDLLSRQLTGSRIKEEKAADGLSEFKAMLKSGTQKKDSKSQEPRESFEENPPAAEVASEAAALVSAAAMAKVQGLEEQFQLAGQEPETQIMEAIGEAQAPVFVSEESGKIQTMDSFRALDQLRFQQLTENGMGAESLREGNSMTLADSSKEKPESIFLNAMATLQKTGKKEPVIQDIAGQNTEAVVNPDGKKDILSEKPLMKAAETVSGLAEKEPAVILPKSSSQEKPGPVEEDQDKIGKNLPEKPYEPERFWNRHLEKPEEVHTTVRAENSKELEAKLSEQILKQIRQGNGELDIQLEPHNLGKIRIKISYEDNQISVSLLCTESKTLKLLSQSAGDLGSILESNLERPFQVLVDKQEPDYLNQQQEQGSRQEQRGQHQESQREETHEDFIQKLRLGIFETESAEENGVGYR comes from the coding sequence ATGATAGAGGTAAAAAACAGCAGTGTGGATCTGTTATCCAGACAACTGACCGGCAGCAGGATAAAGGAAGAAAAGGCAGCTGACGGTTTATCCGAGTTTAAGGCCATGTTAAAAAGCGGCACTCAGAAGAAGGATAGCAAAAGTCAGGAACCAAGAGAGTCCTTTGAAGAAAATCCGCCTGCAGCGGAAGTGGCATCAGAGGCTGCTGCTCTGGTGTCTGCGGCCGCAATGGCGAAAGTCCAGGGGCTGGAGGAACAGTTTCAACTAGCCGGACAGGAACCAGAGACCCAAATTATGGAAGCCATTGGAGAGGCCCAGGCTCCGGTTTTTGTGTCAGAAGAAAGTGGAAAAATCCAGACAATGGATTCATTCCGTGCTTTGGATCAGCTTCGTTTTCAACAGCTGACAGAAAATGGTATGGGAGCAGAAAGTCTTCGCGAGGGAAATTCCATGACCTTGGCGGATAGTTCAAAAGAAAAGCCGGAGTCCATTTTCCTGAATGCAATGGCAACGCTGCAAAAAACAGGGAAAAAGGAACCTGTGATTCAGGATATAGCAGGGCAGAACACGGAGGCAGTTGTAAATCCAGATGGGAAAAAGGATATTTTATCGGAGAAGCCGCTTATGAAAGCAGCAGAGACAGTTTCCGGTTTAGCTGAAAAGGAACCGGCGGTGATTCTTCCAAAGAGCAGTTCTCAGGAAAAACCGGGCCCTGTGGAAGAAGACCAGGATAAAATCGGGAAAAACCTTCCGGAAAAGCCCTATGAGCCTGAACGTTTCTGGAACAGACACCTTGAAAAGCCTGAGGAAGTCCATACAACTGTAAGAGCAGAGAATTCGAAAGAATTGGAAGCAAAGTTATCGGAACAGATTTTAAAACAGATACGCCAAGGAAATGGGGAATTGGATATTCAATTGGAACCCCATAATCTGGGTAAGATCCGGATCAAAATTTCCTATGAGGATAATCAGATCAGTGTTTCACTTCTGTGTACAGAAAGTAAAACCTTAAAGCTTTTATCCCAGTCGGCGGGCGATTTAGGCTCCATTCTGGAATCTAATTTAGAACGGCCCTTCCAGGTCCTGGTAGACAAGCAGGAGCCGGATTACTTAAACCAGCAGCAGGAGCAGGGGAGCAGACAGGAACAGCGTGGACAGCATCAGGAAAGCCAGAGGGAAGAAACCCATGAGGACTTTATACAAAAGCTGAGGCTTGGGATTTTTGAGACAGAAAGCGCCGAAGAAAACGGCGTTGGTTACAGATAA
- a CDS encoding flagellar hook capping FlgD N-terminal domain-containing protein codes for MSTVNGVNLYSSLEDFKDRAKTTSNSELTTEGFFRLLAAQLQNQDMSSPMDNSEMMTQMTQIAMMQAMNNFSTAMGDFAQVNTINYGTSMMGKDVMVAYHDKNGAVKKITGTVTRVDIFNGVPTIYIDDDEKTGYPVSSIMSVYEKGHKPPDNVGDTDKDDGVKDPDTDNNTDGAKNPDTDNNTDTSTD; via the coding sequence ATGTCAACTGTAAATGGAGTAAATTTGTATAGTTCTCTGGAAGATTTTAAGGATAGAGCAAAAACCACCAGTAACAGTGAATTGACAACGGAAGGATTTTTTAGGCTTTTGGCAGCACAGCTTCAAAATCAGGACATGTCAAGCCCCATGGATAACTCGGAGATGATGACTCAGATGACTCAGATCGCCATGATGCAGGCTATGAACAACTTCTCCACTGCAATGGGGGATTTTGCCCAGGTCAATACAATCAATTATGGAACTTCCATGATGGGAAAAGACGTTATGGTTGCATACCACGATAAGAACGGGGCAGTTAAAAAAATCACGGGAACTGTGACAAGAGTCGATATTTTTAATGGTGTGCCAACTATTTACATCGACGACGATGAAAAGACAGGCTATCCGGTTTCCAGCATTATGTCCGTTTATGAAAAGGGGCATAAGCCTCCGGATAATGTGGGTGATACAGACAAGGACGATGGAGTCAAGGATCCGGATACAGATAATAATACCGATGGAGCTAAGAATCCGGATACAGATAACAATACCGATACCAGTACCGATTAG
- a CDS encoding TIGR02530 family flagellar biosynthesis protein: MLGKINQHEELRQLKLRNAAAISKPAGSFNEILQNRIEEKEGLQFSRHAAERVNQRGIEMSDSFIQDLQSAVEKARSKGAKDVVIISDKGAFIVNVPNNTVVTTMSGNEMKENIFTNIDSAVLL; the protein is encoded by the coding sequence ATGCTAGGTAAAATAAACCAGCATGAGGAACTAAGGCAGCTAAAGCTGCGGAATGCTGCCGCAATATCAAAACCAGCAGGCAGCTTTAATGAGATACTTCAAAACAGAATTGAGGAAAAGGAAGGGCTTCAATTTTCTCGCCATGCAGCAGAGCGGGTCAATCAGCGCGGAATTGAAATGTCGGATTCATTTATACAGGATTTGCAGTCCGCAGTGGAAAAAGCCCGTTCCAAAGGTGCAAAGGATGTGGTGATTATCAGTGACAAGGGAGCGTTTATTGTAAATGTGCCCAATAATACTGTGGTAACAACCATGTCCGGCAATGAAATGAAAGAAAATATTTTTACAAATATCGACAGCGCCGTCCTGTTATAG
- a CDS encoding flagellar hook-basal body complex protein yields MVKSMFAGVAGLRTHQAKMDVIGNNIANVNTWGFKAGTMSFKDTMYQNTSAGSKGSTSAGGYGGTNANQVGYGVTTGSITYDFSMGSPSPSSRGLDCYIDGTGFYIVGPMVGNGEGFSLEDKDVISSKGLSLSRVGKFDVDNQGYLVDDSGNYIYGFENTNTSDLSQGTFNTTTLKPLRIPMTSEIAAIGDKNAVNKVEAARKELEGARANLNKLNLELGKAREEYIAVNDEYETKYNNQGIKAKTDAVYDPQNGSKVLMEKAYKDWLDGKSDPAKAGDLLTAYNDAKIKYEETVNDLIVAQAVLRNNSTTSASDIAAAWGKYKTAFTNQVDASKVYDDALKAYNADPSTANKTALDVAQADLDDKKKKFAEEKKALDDLQAALSKIEPESVEGRRDAKKQAADKAKAFADAAQTAVTEAEKRLETAQNSSTSTQVENAGSSNENELARLSNYSIKEDGTLAGTSVDGSATVIIGKVALAGVQNVSGLEKTTGYYYVPGANAGSVSIYEAGGVQGRIMGNYLEMAKVDLATEMTDMITTQRGFQANSKIITVTDQMLEELVNIKR; encoded by the coding sequence ATGGTCAAATCAATGTTTGCCGGTGTGGCAGGTCTTAGAACTCATCAGGCCAAAATGGATGTTATCGGTAATAATATAGCTAACGTGAATACATGGGGATTTAAGGCAGGCACCATGTCCTTTAAAGACACCATGTATCAGAACACCTCAGCCGGTTCAAAGGGCAGCACATCTGCCGGCGGTTACGGAGGCACCAATGCCAATCAGGTAGGGTATGGCGTGACGACAGGAAGTATTACCTATGACTTTTCTATGGGAAGCCCGTCACCTTCTTCCAGAGGCCTTGACTGCTATATTGATGGTACTGGGTTTTATATTGTAGGTCCTATGGTTGGAAACGGAGAGGGTTTTTCCCTGGAAGATAAGGATGTTATTTCCTCCAAGGGCTTGAGTCTTTCCAGAGTAGGAAAGTTTGATGTGGATAATCAAGGATATCTGGTTGACGATTCAGGAAATTATATATATGGATTTGAAAATACCAATACAAGCGATCTTTCCCAGGGAACATTTAATACTACTACATTGAAACCTTTAAGGATTCCTATGACATCAGAAATAGCGGCCATAGGGGATAAGAATGCGGTAAATAAGGTGGAGGCAGCAAGGAAAGAGCTTGAGGGAGCAAGAGCCAATCTCAATAAGCTGAATCTGGAGTTGGGGAAGGCAAGAGAAGAGTATATTGCGGTAAATGACGAATATGAAACCAAATATAACAATCAGGGCATCAAGGCAAAAACAGACGCTGTTTATGATCCGCAGAATGGATCTAAGGTACTCATGGAAAAAGCCTATAAGGATTGGCTGGATGGTAAAAGTGATCCGGCAAAGGCTGGTGATTTGTTGACCGCATATAATGATGCGAAAATAAAATATGAAGAAACTGTAAATGATTTGATCGTAGCACAGGCGGTGCTTCGGAATAACTCGACAACCAGCGCTAGTGACATTGCTGCTGCCTGGGGGAAATATAAGACAGCCTTTACTAATCAGGTAGATGCTTCCAAAGTTTATGATGATGCACTGAAAGCTTATAATGCTGATCCTAGTACTGCAAATAAGACAGCATTAGATGTGGCACAGGCAGACTTGGATGACAAGAAAAAGAAATTTGCTGAAGAGAAAAAAGCCCTGGATGACCTTCAGGCAGCCTTAAGCAAAATCGAACCTGAATCTGTGGAAGGAAGGCGGGATGCTAAAAAGCAAGCTGCCGACAAAGCCAAGGCCTTCGCTGATGCAGCACAAACAGCAGTAACCGAAGCAGAAAAGCGGCTGGAAACAGCCCAGAACAGCTCGACCAGTACTCAGGTAGAGAATGCCGGATCAAGCAATGAGAATGAACTTGCCAGGTTAAGCAATTACTCAATCAAGGAAGACGGCACCCTGGCAGGTACTTCTGTTGACGGCAGCGCTACAGTTATCATCGGTAAGGTCGCCTTAGCCGGTGTCCAGAATGTCAGCGGTCTGGAAAAGACCACAGGTTATTACTATGTCCCAGGCGCTAATGCCGGCAGTGTAAGCATTTATGAAGCCGGTGGTGTCCAGGGCCGAATCATGGGAAATTATCTGGAAATGGCAAAGGTAGACCTTGCTACAGAGATGACAGATATGATCACTACACAAAGAGGATTCCAGGCCAACTCAAAAATCATTACAGTTACGGATCAGATGCTGGAAGAACTGGTTAATATTAAGCGGTAA
- a CDS encoding flagellar FlbD family protein, with product MIRLTRLNDEEFVINCNQIERIENIPESNIILANGKHYVVKESVDEIIDRVIEFQAQIYARAQKKNV from the coding sequence ATGATTCGTCTTACGAGACTGAATGATGAAGAATTTGTAATCAATTGCAATCAGATTGAGCGGATTGAAAACATACCGGAGTCCAATATTATACTGGCCAATGGAAAGCATTATGTGGTAAAAGAAAGTGTTGATGAGATCATTGACCGGGTGATTGAATTCCAGGCTCAGATATATGCGCGCGCGCAGAAAAAGAACGTTTAA
- a CDS encoding MotA/TolQ/ExbB proton channel family protein, whose protein sequence is MDVSLIVGWVLGIILIIYGIGMEKLMNFVDMPSVIIVVGGTAAALIASFPFKTLVQIPKHIGIMISSNRYNSEAVIHTLVDMAKTARKKGLLVLEEQAATIKDPFLKQSVMLIVDAMDADKIREMLESEVAAMMDRHDQDVSIYDKGAGVAPAFGMIGTLVGLVNMLKSMDMSGNGSNSLGADMSVALITTFYGCVLAHLLFSPMGKKLRIRNEEEVLYKQIIIEGVLSIQAGDNPKYLEEKLLSYLSQKQQGKITKKKPEEGSANPE, encoded by the coding sequence ATGGATGTATCATTGATCGTTGGCTGGGTGCTGGGAATCATATTGATTATCTACGGAATCGGCATGGAAAAGCTGATGAATTTTGTGGACATGCCCAGTGTTATCATTGTTGTGGGAGGTACAGCCGCAGCGTTAATAGCCAGCTTTCCGTTTAAAACCCTGGTGCAGATTCCAAAACACATCGGAATAATGATCAGTTCCAACCGGTACAATTCGGAAGCTGTTATTCACACCCTGGTGGATATGGCGAAGACGGCAAGAAAAAAGGGACTTTTGGTGCTGGAAGAGCAGGCTGCGACTATCAAGGATCCTTTTCTGAAACAGAGCGTGATGTTGATCGTAGACGCCATGGATGCGGATAAGATCAGGGAGATGCTGGAAAGTGAAGTGGCAGCCATGATGGACCGCCACGACCAGGATGTCAGTATCTATGACAAGGGGGCAGGAGTGGCACCGGCTTTCGGAATGATTGGCACGCTGGTAGGATTGGTTAACATGCTAAAAAGTATGGATATGTCAGGAAATGGATCAAACAGCCTTGGTGCTGACATGTCTGTGGCTTTGATCACTACCTTTTACGGCTGTGTTCTGGCTCATCTGCTGTTTAGTCCCATGGGTAAGAAGCTCCGTATCCGGAATGAGGAAGAAGTTTTGTATAAGCAGATTATTATTGAAGGCGTTTTGTCCATTCAGGCTGGAGATAACCCCAAGTATCTGGAGGAAAAGCTGTTATCTTACCTGTCTCAGAAGCAGCAGGGAAAGATCACAAAGAAAAAACCTGAAGAAGGAAGCGCAAATCCTGAGTAA